A region of the Mycobacterium sp. NBC_00419 genome:
GCGGTGCGGCTCACGCACGCCACTCTGCCCCCGCCCGAGACCCGCTGGCAAGCCCGGGGTCAGCCCACCCAGGCCGGTGACTCCAGCGCCTGGCGCAGGGCGGCCACGATCCTGCTCTGATGGGCCAGGAAACGATCGGTCGGGGCCGGCACCGAGATGGCGACGATGTTGCCGCCGGCAGCGCGGGCGGCCACACCGGCCGCCGAGATGCCCTCGGTGTGCTCGTCGCGGTCGAAGGCGATGCCGCTGATGCGGACCTCGTCGACCTCGGTGCGCAATCGTGTCCGGCGGTCGGCCGGCAGCGGGTCCAGCAGCTGGTCGAGTTCGGCATCGTCGAGCAGCGCCATCGCCGCCTTGCCGTTGGCGGTGTCCAACAGCGGGAATCGGGCACCGACCGCGGAGACCGCGCGTAAGCGGTGCGCCGACTCGATCTGGTCGATGAACAGCATCTGCCCGCCGCGGAACAGCGAGAGATCCACGGTCTCGCCGGTCTCCTCGGCCACCCGCTCCACGGTCGGCCTGAAGGTTGTGGTGATGTGGGCGGCGTTCGCACTGGCCAGGCCGAGTAGACGCTCGCCCAGGATGATCCGCCCGTCGTCGTCGACCGCGGCGAACCCGACCTCCGTCAACCCGACCAGCAACCGGCGGGTGGTGGACTTGGCCAGGCCGAGCCGGCTGTGCAGGTCGACAAGCCGCAGCCGGCCGGGTGCCGTCGCGATCTCGTCGAGTGCGGCGGCAGCACGGCGGAGAACCTGGATGCCATCGTCGCGGGCAGTGGCGGCCCGGCCGTCACGGACAGCGGACGCCTCGGCATCGGCCATCTGCGGTCCCTTCCCTATTGCTTCACTTCCGCGGTATCGTGCCGCATAACGGATCGTACAGGTTCGCATTCCGAATCACGAGGGAGAGGGTCGGGTGAGTTCACTACCTGAAGGACGGCATTTCTTCCGTGGCGACGACGGCTACGAGACGGCGCGCAGCGCCACGGTCTGGAACGCCCGCACGCCGCAGCGCTACCCCGACGTCGTCGTGCAGGCGGTCGATGCGGACGACGTGGTCGCGACCGTGCGCTACGCCAAGGCCAACGGGCACAAGATCGGGGTTCGCTCCGGCGGCCACAGCTGGGCCGGCAACCACGTCCGCGACGGCGGGGTGCTGCTGGATGTCAGCAGGCTCGAGGACTCGGAGGTAGACGCCGACACCAGGCGCGCCGTCGTCGGTCCGGGTAAAGGCGGCAGCATCCTGGCCGCCGAACTCGAGGAACTGGGCCTGTTCTTCCCGGCCGGGCACTGCAAGGGCGTACGGATCGGCGGATACCTGCTGCAGGGCGGCTACGGGTGGAACAGCAGGGTGTGGGGACCGGCATGCGAGAGCGTCCTGGGCCTCGACGTGGTGACCGCTGACGGCGAGAAGATCTATATCGATGCCGACAATCACGCTGACTTATATTGGGCAGCAAGGGGTTCGGGTCCAGGATTCTTCGCGGTCGTGACCGCTTTCCACCTGAAGCTCTATCCCAAGCCGGCGGTCTGCGGCAACGCCATCTACGTCTACCCGACCGACTACATCGACGAGGTCTACACCTGGGCGCGATCCATCAGCGCCGAGGTGGATCGCCGGGTGGAATTCCAGATGCTGGCGTCAAGGGAGATACCCGCGCTCGGGCTGACGACTCCCGGCATCACCGTGGTCGGGCCGGTGTTCGCCGACACCGAGAAGGACGCGATCGAGGCGCTCGCGATTCTCGAGACGTGCCCGGTGCGCGACAAGGCGATCCTCGCAGTGCCCTATGCCCCAATCGATCTGGCCACCGCCTACGAGGGGGTGATGACCAACTACCCGACCGGGTACCGGTACGCCACCGACAACATGTGGACCTCGGCCCCGGCCGAAGACCTGCTCCCGGGTATCCGCCGCATCTTCGAGACGATGCCGCCGCATCCGGCCCACTTCCTCTGGCTGAACTGGGGTCCGTCACCGCAGCGCCAGGACATGGCTTACAGCCTCGAAGACGAGATCTACCTGGCCATCTACACCGTGTGGAAGGACGCCGCCGACGACGAGAAGTATTCGGATTGGGCACGTTCCAACATGGCGAATATGGAGCACCTGCAGACCGGCGTGCAACTGGCCGACGAGAACCTGGGTGAGCGGCCCGCCAAGTTCGTCACCGACGAGAACATGGCCAAGCTCGATCGGGTGCGCGCCGCCTACGACCCGGACGGACGTTTCCACAGTTGGATGGGAAGGGTCTGATGGGCGCCACATACCTCGGCTATCGCCACGGTGACGCCGATACGCCATGGGGCTCGTTCTTCAACCCCGAGATGGCCCCGCTGCCGGCCCATATCGTGACCGCACTCGAGCACGGCCCGCAGGCGCAGGAGGTGTTGCTCGACTTCGATTCTGCCGCAACTGTTCTCGACGAAGGCTACCAGCAGACGGAGAACGGGTACGGCCATCTGCGCGACGGTGCACTGCACGTATCGGCGCTCACCGACATGCCCGGGGTGACCCCGGCGATGTGGTCGTGGTGGTTCGGCTGGCATGGAAGTGACTCGCGGCGCTACAAGCTGTGGCACCCGCGCGCTCATGTCTCGGCGCGCTGGGCCGACACCGGTCCCGACGGCAGCTACCTCGGCCGGACATCGCTGATCGAGGAGTACCTGGGCTCGGCATTCACCAAAGGCGCGATCGCCTTCGTCGAACCGGACCAGCTCGGGCTCGACCCCGCCCGGCTCGGGGACGGCATCGCGGTGTGTGCCCGGCTGGGGTCCTCCGACGTGCCGGTCGACATCGGCTGGTTCATCCACCACGTCCGTCCCACCGCCGAGGGCTCGGAGATGAGATCACGGTTCTGGATGGGCGGCCGGTATGTGGCCCTGCGGGGCGGCAACCGCGTGACCGACCGGGCGATCCGGCCGGTCGCCGCGCGCCAGTTACCCGACGCACGGGATCTGATGGTGCACTGCGCCCAGGAGATGAACCACCTGGCCGGGTTCCTTCCCGCGATATACGAGCAGTTCGCGGTCCATTAGTCACCACTTGCGACCCGCCGCGGCCAAATTGACCCGCCGGTAGGTACCGGGGGCTATGTTCCTGAGCAGAGCCTGAGAACGATGGCGTTAGGGGTCGGGACATGTCTGTTACAGCGTTTACGGGAGAGCGTCGGGGCGGCTCGGCGAGGTACGCCAAGACGGTCGCCACGAAGCTGGCGCTGGCCGGTGTCGCCACGGCGACCGCCGCCGCTGTTGCGCTGGGCCCCACCGCGCCGATCGCACTCGCCGACGACCCCGGGCCCACCGCAGTGAACATCCTGCAGGACGTCTACACCACCGGTCCGCTGGCCGGCATCCTGGCCGCCGTCGGTCTGGACAGCGTCGGGCCCATCTTCGTCGCTAACGTCCCCGGCATCGGCGACATCAACCTGACGCTCATTCTCGACGGGCCGGTCGACAACAACCCGCTCGCCCTCTATGACACCGTGAACGGTCTGAACTTCCTGAGGCGTACGAACGTTCTGGGATCAGCGCTGAACGCCTACGACCGCGTCGTGTGTACCACCGGCGGAACATGCTCGACGCCAAACGAATTCCCCGCAACGCTCGGAATCGGAACGGGCGCGGTCAATCTCATTCAGGCTTACCGCAACGAGATCGCGAGTGTCCAGGGCAACACCCCGGCCGGGTACACCCCGTTCGCTCCGGGGCCGATCGAGAAGCAGACCTTCGGGTCGGGCTGCCTGAATTTCAACCCGAACAACTGCCCGAACGTCCAGGCCACCAACCAAACCAACCAGGCGCTGCTGTTCGTCCAAAACCTGCTGCGGCCCAACGGCGGGATCATGAGCCGGTTCGGCCCGATCCTGAACATCTTCGGGGTCGACACCACCGTCCCGGGCGCCGGCGAGTACTCCTCGACCCCGAGCGTCTCCCCGCCGGGGACCGGAATCAAGCTCAACACCGCAACGCTCGACCTGACGTGGGCCTACGACCCGCTGTCGGACTTCCCGGCCACGCTCAATCCGTTCTCGTTGCTGAACACCGCCTTCGCGGCGCTGCCGACGAATCTGCTTGGCGGCATTGAACTCAAGGGCTTGGACCTGACCACGGCGGGCGTCAACATCGCCGGAACCCTCGGCATCCTGAGCAGGTTGAGTGCGAACCTCCTGCCCATCTCCACTGGACAGGCCTGGTACGGAACCCTGCTGCCCAACGACCTGCCGCTGCTGGAGCCGCTGCGCCTTCCGGTGCGGCTGATCAACGCGGTCACCAATGCACTGGGTATTCCGCTCAACCTCGGAACGCCGTTGGCCGACGCCCTGCAGCCGGCCCTGACCATCCTGGTCAACACCGGCTACACCGATGTCCAGACGCCGACGAACAACGGGCTCTACACCCGCTCCTTCGACACCTCGGACGTCTACACCCCGTTCCTGTCGAAAGCCCCGCTGACCTTCCAGGAGTGGGCGCAGGTCCCCGGGGATGTGTTGCGCGCCTTGGTCGTCGGATTCCAGGACGCCTTCCCGATTCTCCGATTCGGCCAGCCGGCCCCCACCCTCGTGGTCGACGGCAACCACCTGGGCATCAGCTACGCGCCCGCCCAGTCCACCGCGGCGGCGAAGACGGTTCCGGCACCCGCCCCGCAGACGTCGGTACCGGAGGTGACGGCAGGGTCCAACGAGGTCGCATCCAACGAGGTCGCGGCCGACGACAACACGCCGGCCGATGACAACGAGCCGGCGGCCACCTCGGATGACACGCCCGCGACCCCTGCGCCGTCGACGGGTGGCACGAAGGCCGCCAAGCCGGGCAAGAAGTCCGCGCAGCACTCAGCAGACTCGTCGTCCGGTTCCGGCTCGGCCCACAAGAGCGTGGGCGGATCCAAGCGGTCGGCGGGCGCCGACGCGGCCTAGCCGCAGACCGCTCCGCCGGCGGCCGAACCGACCAGCTTGCGGTACTTGGCCAGCACGCCGGTGGTGTAACGCGGCGGCGGGGGAGTGAATCCTGCTCGGCGAGCGTCGAACTCGGCCTCATCGACCAGGACGTCGAGAGTCGAGTTGCCCACGTCGAGCCGGATCCGGTCGCCGTCGGCGACGAACGCGATCGGGCCTGCGTCGACCGCTTCCGGTGCGACGTGACCGACGCACAGTCCGGTGGTGCCACCGGAGAAGCGACCGTCGGTCAGCAGCAGCACGTCCTTGCCCAGCCCGGCCCCCTTGATCGCGCCGGTGATCGCCAGCATCTCGCGCATGCCGGGGCCGCCCTTGGGGCCCTCGTAGCGAATCACCACCACGTCACCGGCGGTGATGGTGCCGTCCTCCAAAGCGTCCATCGCGGCACGTTCACCGTCGAAAACCCTTGCGGTGCCTTCGAACACGTCTGAGTCGAAGCCTGCCGACTTGACCACCGCACCCTCGGGGGCCAGCGAGCCGTGCAGGATCGTGATGCCACCGGTCGGGTGGATGGGGTGACTGAGCGCGCGCAGCACCTTGCCGTCGGGATCCGGCGGGTTGATGTGAGCGAGGTTCTCCGCCATGGTTTGGCCGGTGACCGTCAGCGCGTCACCGTGCAGCAGTCCGGCATCCAGCAGCGCCTTCATCACCACGGGCACGCCGCCGATGCGGTCGACGTCGAACATCACGTGCTTGCCGAACGGCTTGACGTCGGCCAGGTGCGGCACCTTGGCGCCGATGCGGGTGAAGTCCGCCAACGACAGCTCCACGTTGGCTTCGTGGGCGATCGCCAGCAGGTGCAGCACCGCGTTGGTGGAGCCGCCGAACGCCATCACCACGGCGATGGCGTTCTCGAACGCCTCCTTGGTCAGGATGTCGCGGGCGGTGATCCCGCGGCGCAGCAATTCGATGACGGCACGGCCGCTGGCCCGGGCGTACCCGTCGCGGCGACGGTCGGTGGCCGGCGGTGCGGCGCTGCCCGGCAGCGACATGCCCAGCGCCTCGGCCGCGCTGGCCATCGTGTTGGCGGTGTACATGCCGCCGCAGGCGCCTTCGCCAGGACAGATGGCGCGCTCGATGGCGTCGACGTCTTCACGCGGCATCAGGCCACGCGCGCACGCGCCGACCGCTTCGAACGCGTCGATGATCGTCACGTCCATCTCGGTGCCGTCGGAGAGCTTGGCCCGCCCCGGCAGGATCGAGCCGGCGTAGAGGAAGACCGCGGCCAGATCCAGCCGGGCGGCAGCCATCAGCATGCCGGGCAGGGACTTGTCGCAGCCGGCGAGCAGGACCGAGCCGTCGAGGCGTTCAGCCATCATGACGGTCTCGACGCTGTCGGCGATGACCTCGCGCGACACCAGCGAGAAGTGCATGCCCTCATGGCCCATCGAGATGCCGTCGGACACCGAGATGGTGCCGAACTCCAAGGGGTAACCGCCGGCTTCGAACACGCCCTCCTTGACCGCCTGGGCGAGTCGTTGCAGCGAGAGGTTGCACGGGGTGATCTCGTTCCACGACGACGCCACCCCGATCTGGGCTTTGGCGAAGTCGTCGTCGCCCATGCCTACCGCGCGAAGCATGCCGCGCGCTGCGGCCTTCTCCAGTCCGTCGGTGACGTCGCGGCTGCGGGGCTTGAGATCAGGCGTTTGGCTCACCGGTCAAGTATGCCGTGGTGAGGGGTGGTGGCAAAATCCTTTTCGATACCCCTGGAGGGTATCGGGTACGGTGGGCCCCATGAGGTCCACCAGCATCCGCATCGCCGCGGGTATCGCCGCCATCGTCACCGCCTTCGCCGTCTCCTCGTGTAGCAAGACGGAGAACCACGCTGAGCACGTCTCGACCACCGCCGCTGCCAGCGACCAGGTCGCTGTCCACAACGACGCCGACGTGATGTTCGCGCAGATGATGATTCCCCATCACGAGCAGGCCGTGCAGCTGGCGGCGATGGTGCCCGAGCACTCCACCAACGGTGCGGTGATCGCACTGGCGTCGACCATTTCCGCGCAGCAGCAGCCCGAGATCAGCGCCATGAAGGCGCTTCTGCTGCAGTGGGACGTCGACCCGCATAAGTCCGCCGACCACGGCAGCATGGGCATGTCGGGCATGGTCGACGACGCCACGATGGCCAAGCTCGGCACGCTCAACGGCCAGGAGTTCGATACGTTGTGGCTGCAGTCGATGATCAGCCACCATCAGGGTGCCATCGAGATGGCCAACACCGAGATCGCCGACGGCAAGAGCCCCGACATGATCTCGATGGCCAAGAACATCGTCAGCGCACAGCAGGCTGAGATCGACCAGATGAAGAAGATGCTGGGAGGGTAAGTGACTGGTGCACCGGGCTATTCGGCCGACAAGGACGGGTATGCCAAGCGGCTACGCCGGATCGAGGGTCAGGTCCGCGGGATCGCGAAGATGATCGACGAGGACAAGTACTGCATCGACATCCTGACCCAGATCAGCGCCGTCAACAGCGCGTTGCAGTCGGTGGCCCTTGGCCTGCTCGACGAACACCTGAACCATTGCGTCAGCCACGCCGTTGCCGAGGGTGGCGCGGAAGGCGAGAAGAAGCTGGCCGAGGCCTCGGCCGCCATCGCGCGCCTGGTCCGGTCCTGACGGCTGATTTC
Encoded here:
- a CDS encoding IclR family transcriptional regulator; translated protein: MADAEASAVRDGRAATARDDGIQVLRRAAAALDEIATAPGRLRLVDLHSRLGLAKSTTRRLLVGLTEVGFAAVDDDGRIILGERLLGLASANAAHITTTFRPTVERVAEETGETVDLSLFRGGQMLFIDQIESAHRLRAVSAVGARFPLLDTANGKAAMALLDDAELDQLLDPLPADRRTRLRTEVDEVRISGIAFDRDEHTEGISAAGVAARAAGGNIVAISVPAPTDRFLAHQSRIVAALRQALESPAWVG
- a CDS encoding FAD-binding oxidoreductase; amino-acid sequence: MSSLPEGRHFFRGDDGYETARSATVWNARTPQRYPDVVVQAVDADDVVATVRYAKANGHKIGVRSGGHSWAGNHVRDGGVLLDVSRLEDSEVDADTRRAVVGPGKGGSILAAELEELGLFFPAGHCKGVRIGGYLLQGGYGWNSRVWGPACESVLGLDVVTADGEKIYIDADNHADLYWAARGSGPGFFAVVTAFHLKLYPKPAVCGNAIYVYPTDYIDEVYTWARSISAEVDRRVEFQMLASREIPALGLTTPGITVVGPVFADTEKDAIEALAILETCPVRDKAILAVPYAPIDLATAYEGVMTNYPTGYRYATDNMWTSAPAEDLLPGIRRIFETMPPHPAHFLWLNWGPSPQRQDMAYSLEDEIYLAIYTVWKDAADDEKYSDWARSNMANMEHLQTGVQLADENLGERPAKFVTDENMAKLDRVRAAYDPDGRFHSWMGRV
- a CDS encoding DAPG hydrolase family protein, which codes for MGATYLGYRHGDADTPWGSFFNPEMAPLPAHIVTALEHGPQAQEVLLDFDSAATVLDEGYQQTENGYGHLRDGALHVSALTDMPGVTPAMWSWWFGWHGSDSRRYKLWHPRAHVSARWADTGPDGSYLGRTSLIEEYLGSAFTKGAIAFVEPDQLGLDPARLGDGIAVCARLGSSDVPVDIGWFIHHVRPTAEGSEMRSRFWMGGRYVALRGGNRVTDRAIRPVAARQLPDARDLMVHCAQEMNHLAGFLPAIYEQFAVH
- a CDS encoding PE-PPE domain-containing protein codes for the protein MSVTAFTGERRGGSARYAKTVATKLALAGVATATAAAVALGPTAPIALADDPGPTAVNILQDVYTTGPLAGILAAVGLDSVGPIFVANVPGIGDINLTLILDGPVDNNPLALYDTVNGLNFLRRTNVLGSALNAYDRVVCTTGGTCSTPNEFPATLGIGTGAVNLIQAYRNEIASVQGNTPAGYTPFAPGPIEKQTFGSGCLNFNPNNCPNVQATNQTNQALLFVQNLLRPNGGIMSRFGPILNIFGVDTTVPGAGEYSSTPSVSPPGTGIKLNTATLDLTWAYDPLSDFPATLNPFSLLNTAFAALPTNLLGGIELKGLDLTTAGVNIAGTLGILSRLSANLLPISTGQAWYGTLLPNDLPLLEPLRLPVRLINAVTNALGIPLNLGTPLADALQPALTILVNTGYTDVQTPTNNGLYTRSFDTSDVYTPFLSKAPLTFQEWAQVPGDVLRALVVGFQDAFPILRFGQPAPTLVVDGNHLGISYAPAQSTAAAKTVPAPAPQTSVPEVTAGSNEVASNEVAADDNTPADDNEPAATSDDTPATPAPSTGGTKAAKPGKKSAQHSADSSSGSGSAHKSVGGSKRSAGADAA
- the ilvD gene encoding dihydroxy-acid dehydratase, yielding MSQTPDLKPRSRDVTDGLEKAAARGMLRAVGMGDDDFAKAQIGVASSWNEITPCNLSLQRLAQAVKEGVFEAGGYPLEFGTISVSDGISMGHEGMHFSLVSREVIADSVETVMMAERLDGSVLLAGCDKSLPGMLMAAARLDLAAVFLYAGSILPGRAKLSDGTEMDVTIIDAFEAVGACARGLMPREDVDAIERAICPGEGACGGMYTANTMASAAEALGMSLPGSAAPPATDRRRDGYARASGRAVIELLRRGITARDILTKEAFENAIAVVMAFGGSTNAVLHLLAIAHEANVELSLADFTRIGAKVPHLADVKPFGKHVMFDVDRIGGVPVVMKALLDAGLLHGDALTVTGQTMAENLAHINPPDPDGKVLRALSHPIHPTGGITILHGSLAPEGAVVKSAGFDSDVFEGTARVFDGERAAMDALEDGTITAGDVVVIRYEGPKGGPGMREMLAITGAIKGAGLGKDVLLLTDGRFSGGTTGLCVGHVAPEAVDAGPIAFVADGDRIRLDVGNSTLDVLVDEAEFDARRAGFTPPPPRYTTGVLAKYRKLVGSAAGGAVCG
- a CDS encoding DUF305 domain-containing protein; translation: MRSTSIRIAAGIAAIVTAFAVSSCSKTENHAEHVSTTAAASDQVAVHNDADVMFAQMMIPHHEQAVQLAAMVPEHSTNGAVIALASTISAQQQPEISAMKALLLQWDVDPHKSADHGSMGMSGMVDDATMAKLGTLNGQEFDTLWLQSMISHHQGAIEMANTEIADGKSPDMISMAKNIVSAQQAEIDQMKKMLGG
- a CDS encoding metal-sensitive transcriptional regulator, coding for MTGAPGYSADKDGYAKRLRRIEGQVRGIAKMIDEDKYCIDILTQISAVNSALQSVALGLLDEHLNHCVSHAVAEGGAEGEKKLAEASAAIARLVRS